A portion of the Calliphora vicina chromosome 5, idCalVici1.1, whole genome shotgun sequence genome contains these proteins:
- the LOC135962520 gene encoding uncharacterized protein LOC135962520, with protein MAANKAQIQKRLKLTLGINVDAVKQGMGTSNDGNTARRFFENPAKTADVIGIKEELIHRFKIILATINCNAAIYTNKFHIYCMDTAKLFVDLYGWYYMPVTVHKILVHGSKIIAEAILPIGMLSEEAQEARNKDYRAYRLHHSRRIGRVATNEDVMHNLLLSSDPFINRFRSKLKIKKLEYDNDVKKLLKDYA; from the exons ATGGCGGCAAATAAAGCTCAAATTCAGAAGAGATTAAAGTTGACGCTGGGCATAAATGTGGACGCAGTGAAGCAAGGTATGGGCACATCAAACGATGGCAATACGGCAAGAAGGTTTTTCGAAAATCCAGCCAAAACTGCAGACGTAATTGGTATAAAAGAAGAATTAATAcatagatttaaaattattttggcaACAATAAATTGTAATGCAGCGATATACACTaacaaatttcatatatattGCATGGATACTGCCAAGTTGTTTGTTGATCTCTATGGCTGGTACTACATGCCTGTAACTGTGCATAAGATTCTGGTGCATGGTAGCAAAATTATAGCAGAAGCTATTCTGCCAATAG GTATGCTATCCGAGGAAGCTCAGGAAGCGAGGAATAAAGACTATAGAGCCTATAGATTACACCATTCGCGAAGAATTGGACGTGTAGCCACTAATGAAGATGTAATGCATAATCTTTTATTGTCTTCAGACCCATTCATAAATAGATTTCGCTCAAAgctgaaaatcaaaaaattggagtacgataatgatgttaaaaaattattaaaagactatgcttaa